The genomic region AACAAATCCAGTCACAACTACTTTCTCAGCTGAGTGTGAAATTCCCAACAGGATGTTGTActgcattttaaatgtcatgTAGAGAGTGAAGCTAAAGCTTACATTTTATAGCTGTACAGATCACCATATCCTTTCccacagcagaaaggaaactGCACTCTCTGCTACCAATACAAACCTTACCTGGAGATCTGTGGGAAGGGGAACTCTGTTAAACCACTTGCCTCCAAGTTTTCCAGAACTCTTACTTTACAATAGGTAGTGGGATGTCAGTGACCATTTCACTGCTGATTTTGAAGTGACAATGAAATTCAGCTTAAtaacctttggcttcctggtgccATTAACAACTACCTCAGAGGAATTactcctacagcctttcctacCTACCCGTACTACCACCAGCAACACCAGTGATAGCAACAGCAAAGGTGGCTGCTGAACGTGATCACTGCAGACAGACACAAACTAAACAACAAAACTGTAAGTTAACCTGCCTGTTAGTAGCAGCAGCCACTTGTTAAACCTGGCTGCAGAACCCGCTGCTCCAGCCCTGGTGCCGTTAACCAGGTCGCACTGACCGGGGTCTCCACGGTCGCAGGGACTCCTCGCGACGGGCACAGGGCGGGGGGAGACCCCCGGGGCTGAGGGACGCCGCCTCCCTCGCCCGTCCTCATCCTCCCGGGTGGGCAGATCTTTCAGCGTTTGTTTTCTCCCGCCGGCACTCCGGCCCGCTGCTCCCCACTCCCcacccccggcccggccgccgcctCACCTCCTCGCTCTCGCCGCGGGAGCCGGCTGCCAGGCGGGAGACGCTCTCCAGCACCTCGCAGAACTGCTCCAGGCTGACGGCCTCGTCGCCGCGGCTGAGCCGCTCCTCCAGCCAGCGCACCAGCGTGCTGTGGTGCCGCGACACCAGCGACTCGGGCAGCGCCGCCTCCCGCAGCCGCGCCGTGGCTTCCCGCAGCCGGGCCTGGTCCAGCAGCACCTCGGcggggggcagcggcggcgccgggccggCGGCGGAGCCGGGCGGGAAGGGAGCGCCGGGCTGAGGCGCGGCGGCCGCCCACTCCATGCCTTCCTCGGCGgcgctctcctcctcctcgctgcTGTGGCTGACCGCCGTCCCCATCGGAGCCCCTCCGGAGGCGCCGCCGCTGCGACCCGACGCTGGGCAAGAGCCGCTTCCCCTTCGCCCTCCCGGGCCTCGGCTACGACCCGGCGCTGGGCAAAGCCGCTTCTCCTTCCCGTTCGCCCTCCcgggccgccgctgccgcccggcGCTGGGCAGAGCCGCTCGTCCCTCCcgggccgccgctgccgcccggcGCTGGGCAGAGCCGCTTCTCCTTCCCGTTCGCCCTCCcgggccgccgctgccgcccggcGCTGGGCAGAGCCGCTTGTCCCTCCcgggccgccgctgccgcccggcGCTGGGCAGAGCCGCTTGTCCCTCCCgggccgccgcccggccccggccccgcccgccGAGGCTTAGTCAGCAACTTCCCGCGCGCCGCACCTGTCAGCGCCGCCACAGCGCGCCACACTGCCGTAAAGCGCCGCGCCACACCGCCGCCGAGCCGCGACGCGCGCCGTAAAGCACGGACGGCAGGGCGGATCGCGCCCTCCCGCCCCGCTGCCgtcagccgccgccgccgtacGGCACGCTCGGCCCCATgtggcgcggcgcggcggcggcgctgctGTGCCTGGCGGCAGCCGCGCTGCTGCGCCGCGGGTTCGAGCCCCGCGCCCGCCTGCTCAGCGCCGCCGAGCTGGCCCGGTACCGCGGGGCGCGGGGAGACCCGGGCCTCTACCTCGCCGTACTGGGCCGCGTCTTCGATGTGGAGCGCGGTCGCAGGCACTACGGCCCCGGCGGTGCCTACAGCGGCTTCGCAGGTACCTCCCGTGCGGcgttgggggtgggggggtgccGGGCCCGGGGCTCATCGCGGGCCCGGGGCTCATCGCGGGCCCGGGGCTCATCGCAGGGCCGGGGCTCACGGGCCGCCCGTCCCGCAGGGAGAGATGCCACCAGAGCGTTCGCGACCGGGGACTTCACCCAGGCGGGGCTGGTGGACGACGTGTCGGCGCTGTCGCCGGGAGAGATGCTCGCCATCCGGAGCTGGCTGTCCTTCTACCGCCACAACTACGACCCCGTGGGTAGGTGCTTGTGGCCAGGCTGCCCACACGCCAGGGAAACGCGTGCAGGGAGAGAGCGGGGCCGAGGGCAGGCCTGCGGCCGGGCAGCGGGATGCAGCTGCCGTGCCCGCCCTGGCCAAGGGCTGCTGGAGACCCAGGAGCTCTGCTGGTCACACCTAGCTCGAGGGCTGCTTCCCTGGAAGGTGAAGCTTAACAGTTTTCCTGCCCCAGGCTGtcacctgaggctctctgcccTGCTGTATGCGTCCCTGCTGAGCAAAAGGCTCAAAGCACAGAGCCAGCACCAGCAGTGCTGAAAGCAGGACTGtgggagcagcagtgctgggaaactATTTTGGGGAATGAGATGAATGGGTTCCACAGCTGAATGTGGCATTCTGATCTTTAATGAGCCTGTGCCTAAGCTTGTCCTGCTTGGGTTTATTAATCCGGATAAACTGCTGTGTGACCCAAGAATGGAAGGGATGCAAGCTCTTCAAATCGGGGCACAGTGAGATCCTATTGTTTTTTTATACCCAGATTTATTAATTTTCCTCTGTGGTCTTACTTGATCTTCTCTCCCAGGGAAGCTGGTGGGCAGGTTCTATGATGAAAACGGGGCACCTACAGAAGCCTTAAGGCAGGCTGAGGCTGCGATGGAGGAGGCTCTGAAGTTCCAAGCAGAAAGCgagcagaggaaggagcagtTTCCACCCTGCAACTCTGAATGGAGCTCTGCCAAGGGCAGCCGGTTCTGGTGCTCCAAACAGAGGTAAACTCTGCCTTCCTGCCATCATGCATGGACCCTTTAGAGCAGAATATTTCTACCCTTCTTTTGGGTGCCCTGAGCTTTGTCCTTGCCTCTCCTAGCAGGAGTGGAGGAGGAAGGtgtcccagctcctgcagccactATGgtctgtaggtgaggtctgtgGATTTCCTCAGGTTGGTGCCAGGGTGCTGAGTGCTGGTGTGGCTGGAATGCTCCACACACAGTCCCTTCCCCTCTGCATTCCTCAGGCTGTACTTTCTGAGTTCCATTCAGCCCatgccaggctgagctgctggtgctATAGGAATCAGAGTCCCTAGCTTCCAGCCAGTCTGGAGTTGCCCAGAGGCACAGGGTGGGCTAGTGACAGCATTCTGCAGCACGAGGAGCTCTGCTCACTGACCTGGTGAGCAGCTAGGAGGAAAATCAAGTTTCATCTTGATCACTTTGGGGAATTTAGTTTTGAAGGTAGAGAGATGTTCTGGCCCAATGGACTCAAAGTCAGGTTTCAGAGTTTGCCACGTGCCCGTGATGCTCCTGTTCTCAGGAAAACGTGATGGAAATCCTACTGGCACCATCTGCATTGGAGCAGGCTTTTCTTCACCTGGCAGGAGTACAAGGGTTAGCTGGTGTTTTTCAGATAACTTGTCTCACAGGCCACTGCCATGGACGTTTTAACTTAAAATCACATAAAAGCAAGGTTGAGCTTGGAGTAGTCGTTTCCTGTTTGGCCTATTTAGTTGTATTCCTCTCTTGGTTGAGGGACTAGTTCAGTGGGAGATGAAATCATTCCACAGACCACATAGCAAAATGTTTATTCTTCACTTTGGTACAGCAATAGCACTGTGTACCTTGGATTACCTTCTGTGCCTGAAGGAGCTTGAGAGCAGCCTCGGCACTGGGTGTTGTGTGTCAGTCTCTTCTATAAGAGTTTACAGGCTTAAAAGATGGCAGTAGTTAAGGGAAGAGACAGGATTTGGCCCATAAAGAGCAACTATGAAGTAGTTGTGGAAGTAATTGAGCCTTCTTGGTTTTTCTTTTGCCCTAGTTCTTAAAATCATTGTGTCACGGCACAGAAGGCAGCGTGTGGTTCTCCATGAGCCATTAGCTACCCCTAACAAAGGCCTTTTGCCATTAGCCATGCTGTGCTACATAAGGTTACAATTCCTTGTCCAGCAAAAGAAATATGGGAAGCAGAAGCTGGTTGCTCACAGCAGGATGAGAgcatgcagcagcactggggagaGCAGGCTCAGGGCACAGGCTTCAGAAACACAGCCCATAAAAAGGTCTCGGAAAGCTGTGGGCTGGTGGCTGTTGGGAGCAAAGTCTACCCCAGAGAAACGTATTGCAAAGCCCAGCTTGCCTTGGGTGTGTCTTCTAACGATTCTCTATTAGCTGGAAGTGTTTTCATAGGTTTGAACTGTCTTTCAATGTTCCATCCTAGCGGGGGAGTGCCCAGAGCCTGGGCTGGAGTTCCTCGGCAGCTGGTGGAGCCCGGCGCCAGGGGCAGCCGCTGCGTGTGCGTCAGGCCTGACGGGCCCCTCTGGGAGCAGCACAGCGCCGGGGGCCACGGCCACAGCGGGGACCTGGCTGCCCCTCGCCTGCAGGAGTACGCTG from Colius striatus isolate bColStr4 chromosome 20, bColStr4.1.hap1, whole genome shotgun sequence harbors:
- the LOC104562779 gene encoding neuferricin: MWRGAAAALLCLAAAALLRRGFEPRARLLSAAELARYRGARGDPGLYLAVLGRVFDVERGRRHYGPGGAYSGFAGRDATRAFATGDFTQAGLVDDVSALSPGEMLAIRSWLSFYRHNYDPVGKLVGRFYDENGAPTEALRQAEAAMEEALKFQAESEQRKEQFPPCNSEWSSAKGSRFWCSKQSGGVPRAWAGVPRQLVEPGARGSRCVCVRPDGPLWEQHSAGGHGHSGDLAAPRLQEYAGCHPLAQQCVLKG